Proteins encoded together in one Penicillium digitatum chromosome 1, complete sequence window:
- a CDS encoding Fungal transcriptional regulatory protein, N-terminal, whose amino-acid sequence MESAQILAGTPAPYGRACINCSRAKCKCIIPATGTGCERCQRLNKECRPAQTIRKRNKQPSGSNTAHLEAKLDWIMSAFEKSGVSPGLPPEWQPVNLGQSQRHDPSPSVPATQTPPSISSSSIAEEIQYPAHFLPSYDQEILSLIYIPPAMAQKCLDQFRTQNLQYLPFVYIPSDITSDQLRQQYPFLWRVMLDLVPSMDLLLGIMTFTSWVSYTKRPFLNIYAHLLMAVVAELGINQSGQNDSSAMLSFKVAIGMKQAPPAPRTLEERRAVLGCFLISSGVAVAISRIDAMRWTPHMEESLSILNEAKECPQDELLITIVKIHLVLERVYQLRRDGEAFISLAFYLDSFKNQLNTVKSQIPLHLQHHRVVLMYLYNAEIIIHELSVGTPAIAHLPDPHRLDGLYTSLRATKGWLDLWLELEGGEYLQLSCLIFFQFTRAVVSLYRLTILEDPAWSRSMVRDTANILEYLNKNEAVLRRCPEYITFDHSREMNILEKGLRLIQGMRMNWEPKLMEMWRPNMPANNAMDSGMIQSDGVVPDVVPLDEIDEAWMMDFLGSL is encoded by the exons ATGGAATCCGCTCAAATCCTAGCCGGGACCCCTGCGCCATATGGCCGCGCATGTATAAACTGTTCCCGTGCCAAGTGCAAGTGCATTATTCCCGCAACTGGTACTGGCTGCGAAAG ATGCCAGCGCCTGAACAAGGAGTGTCGGCCTGCCCAGACAATCCGCAAGCGCAATAAGCAACCGTCGGGTTCTAACACTGCCCATCTCGAGGCCAAACTTGATTGGATTATGTCCGCATTTGAAAAGAGTGGTGTCAGCCCCGGTCTTCCTCCAGAGTGGCAACCTGTAAACCTAGGGCAGAGTCAACGGCATGATCCAAGCCCATCTGTGCCGGCCACTCAAACCCCACCTAgtatttcttcttcttcaattgcCGAGGAAATACAGTACCCTGCACACTTCCTGCCCTCGTATGATCAGGAGATCTTGTCCTTGATCTATATCCCGCCCGCGATGGCTCAGAAGTGCCTCGATCAGTTCCGCACTCAGAACCTGCAATATCTCCCCTTTGTCTACATTCCTTCTGACATAACCTCTGACCAATTGCGACAGCAATACCCATTCCTTTGG AGGGTTATGCTCGACCTTGTACCAAGCATGGACCTTCTCCTTGGGATCATGACTTTCACATCATG GGTTTCATACACTAAAAGGCCATTTCTCAATATCTACGCACATTTACTAATGGCAGTGGTCGCCGAACTTGGAATCAATCAAAGTGGCCAAAACGATTCTTCGGCCATGCTTTCTTTCAAAGTCGCCATTGGAATGAAGCAAGCTCCACCCGCCCCCAGAACACTGGAAGAAAGGAGGGCCGTGCTGGGATGCTTCTTGATTTCATCCGG CGTCGCAGTGGCAATATCCAGGATCGACGCTATGCGCTGGACACCGCACATGGAAGAAAGTCTTTCAATACTCAACGAGGCTAAAGAGTGTCCCCAGGATGAGCTCTTGATTACAATCGTCAAGATTCATTTGGTCTTGGAAAGAGTTTATCAACTGCGACGGGATGGTGAAGCTTTCATCTCGCTAGCTTTCTACCTGGatagcttcaaaaatcaaTTAAACACAGTGAAGAGCCAAATTCCGCTTCACCTTCAACATCACA GAGTCGTTCTAATGTATCTCTACAATGCCGAAATCATAATCCACGAACTATCAGTAGGAACCCCCGCCATTGCACACTTGCCTGATCCTCATCGCCTTGACGGTCTATACACCTCCCTCCGAGCAACAAAAGGCTGGCTAGATTTATGGCTAGAACTTGAAGGAGGGGAATACCTACAGTTATCGTGCTTAATTTTTTTCCAATTCACTCGAGCCGTTGTCAGCTTGTACAGGCTCACCATTCTGGAAGACCCGGCATGGTCCAGAAGTATGGTCCGAGACACGGCAAATATTCTCGAATACCTGAACAAAAACGAAGCCGTCCTCCGAAGGTGCCCAGAATATATCACTTTCGACCATAGCAGGGAAATGAATATCCTCGAAAAGGGACTGAGACTAATTCAAGGCATGAGAATGAACTGGGAGCCGAAATTGATGGAAATGTGGCGCCCAAATATGCCCGCGAACAACGCGATGGACAGTGGCATGATTCAATCAGACGGTGTAGTTCCTGACGTTGTGCCTTTGGATGAGATTGATGAGGCCTGGATGATGGACTTCCTTGGATCGTTATGA
- a CDS encoding 40S ribosomal protein eS12, whose amino-acid sequence MSDGEEPTSPIAPAEEVEVSADAGSGQMSVLDALKGVLRVSLIHDGLARGLREAAKALDRREAHMCVLNEGCEEEAYKKLVVALCSEHKIPLIKVPDGKMLGEWVGLCTLDREGNARKVVNCSCVVVKDWGEESQERSVLLNYFQTEQ is encoded by the exons ATG TCGGACGGAGAAGAGCCCACATCCCCCATCGCCCCCGCCGAGGAGGTCGAGGTTTCTGCCGATGCCGGCAGCGGCCAGATGTCCGTCCTGGACGCCCTTAAGGGTGTTCTGCGCGTCTCCCTGATCCACGATGGTCTTGCCCGTGGTCTGCGTGAGGCCGCCAAGGCCCTCGACCGTCGCGAGGCCCACATGTGTGTCCTCAACGAGGGTTGCGAGGAGGAGGCTTACAAGAAGCTTGTTGTCGCTCTCTGCTCCGAGCACAAGATTCCCCTCATCAAGGTTCCTGACGGAAAGATGCTCGGCGAGTGGGTCGGTCTCT GCACTCTCGACCGTGAGGGTAACGCCCGCAAGGTTGTCAACTGCTCTTGCGTCGTTGTCAAGGATTGGGGTGAGGAGTCCCAGGAGCGCTCCGTTCTCCTCAACTACTTCCAGACCGAGCAGTAG
- a CDS encoding Histone deacetylase complex subunit (Hos4), putative, with product MSDVEAVSLPAALDVGQNRLATVKPGPVGPSSLGKARADSRPRVDSDGPTRVHSEGEEDGPPSPRADSEAETIIQSGRESLSPEKKRKHIKHDPSRNERNGIDGNQRKKPRVFGDGREREREQGRSPPSPGHRATSPSVVKIEKVDDSQMSETEGVANGINRASEMPRAFRKRSLSESGEEQQGHRRAHSHAASHPVRELKHANNTRLSRPPSNTRSLSPRRPPHQRSASGSQLPTKKKAPTPVLSGSGRHSSEDRQSTSSSQSGSPLPGAHLRKLGSGVGASASPAKQMGPKKLRDKSGRTPLARACADRKHDQVMMRHAERPEDINIPDNAGNTPLQIASLAGEAEIVKFLLDAGCEINTKNIDKDTPLIDAVENGNVEVVKLLLDAGANPRTVNAEGDEPYELVPSFVDDDEYEEMRKALADAKANLRPGRRSEENTRPESKEPSSRRASAVRGSATSPRDSPPMRSPPPVGAGTRRKGGRSEATRNDLLWTKPTFENLREFAAKGDEAGVVSILNILQKADNASLIAAAKGGHHDVLSLLYAMGNADADPNPLRGQKPGYNTPMLAAIGRGNSAVIQLILNQPGFNPTRRLFEERTYFELSRRRQGENWEDEYQILKEAYERFAGYDKGRKDDSPRRARGKEKEEKRPPRRGSSSPVARKKNSSPNANKNRDSLKDMDSVKERRRQKEHDLSRPSDSSKSKSSLSARRDSESSGAAPNEDIRKRRLIAGRRPQDRRPSLFSSDSLSGREEAPKPRVDTSPDNLLSLKRIRADGSPERSRSRGTDGDRLSPELRKKKRRVVSEDKSSGAMHGAPRQPDDASKLHPRRPHEETVRAAEPQSHKSTDASKKPQTRPTSPRHDPTKRNGDSKKEPHETRADPMEDTMAVAKRIELEAHERRRAQAKKAQEERAANEKRIADEFERDRLAKEETERVAQVEKAEEEERKRKEVEQRRAKQAEDDRLKRLEQERARAAKMRRDREAAEHRRREALPSRLRVAANLVGSNNPRAKSHDWLKSFLPLVTALTRQLDPSCGVDIADEKWIPNYLVAPLLATNDLQLSQYASWEKRKATPTQRVNLWRVTRRMLTHIDDIRFQSSSIGQIMQKDCDTRPKYFEMEHVFWIRLSDFTDLVPHIPHLHGLELQFLNMHVDPEPPTAGAGFSTPQLNGHGPGSSVETNGTGLNGFGPSRSSTYV from the exons ATGAGTGATGTTGAGGCAGTCTCTTTACCAGCTGCCCTGGACGTCGGTCAGAACAGGCTTGCCACGGTAAAGCCAGGCCCTGTTGGTCCCTCATCACTGGGCAAAGCTCGTGCAGACTCCCGCCCACGGGTAGACAGCGATGGACCGACACGTGTACACTCGGAAGGGGAGGAAGATGGGCCCCCTAGTCCTAGGGCGGATTCGGAGGCAGAGACAATAATCCAATCAGGTCGAGAGTCCTTGTCgccagagaagaaaagaaagcatATTAAGCACGATCCGAGTCGGAATGAACGTAACGGAATCGATGGAAATCAACGAAAGAAACCACGGGTGTTCGGCGACGGTCGAGAACGCGAAAGGGAACAGGGACGGagtcctccttctccaggcCACCGAGCAACTTCGCCGTCGGTAGTCAAGATTGAAAAGGTGGATGATTCTCAGATGTCCGAAACGGAAGGCGTTGCCAATGGGATCAACCGTGCATCAGAGATGCCTCGTGCTTTCCGTAAGCGAAGCTTAAGTGAAAGTGGCGAGGAACAACAAGGTCATCGTCGCGCACACTCCCACGCAGCATCTCACCCTGTGCGGGAATTGAAACATGCCAATAACACGCGCCTCTCCAGACCTCCATCCAATACGCGATCGCTCTCACCTCGTCGACCCCCTCaccaacgatctgcctcagGCTCTCAATTACCGACGAAGAAAAAGGCGCCAACACCTGTGCTCTCAGGCTCTGGGAGACATAGTTCTGAAGACAGACAATCGACGTCCTCCTCTCAAAGCGGTTCTCCACTGCCTGGGGCGCATTTGCGGAAGCTTGGCTCTGGGGTCGGTGCATCCGCATCGCCCGCTAAGCAGATGGGACCGAAGAAGTTGCGTGACAAGAGTGGCCGGACTCCTCTTGCGCGAGCGTGTGCGGACCGGAAACACGATCAAGTGATGATGCGCCATGCCGAACGACCAGAAGACATTAATATACCCGATAATGCAGGAAACACCCCCCTGCAGATTGCGTCGCTTGCCGGAGAAGCCGAAATCGTCAAGTTCTTGCTAGACGCAGGCTGTGAGATCAACACGAAGAATATTGACAAAGACACCCCGCTGATTGACGCTGTGGAAAACGGGAATGTGGAAGTGGTCAAGCTTCTGCTTGATGCAGGCGCAAACCCACGAACCGTGAATGCCGAAGGTGATGAACCTTACGAGTTGGTTCCATCCTTTGTAGATGATGATGAGTATGAAGAGATGCGGAAAGCGCTTGCCGATGCCAAGGCCAATTTACGGCCTGGTCGACGCTCTGAGGAAAACACAAGACCAGAGAGCAAGGAGCCTTCTTCGCGACGAGCCTCGGCAGTCAGAGGATCGGCAACCAGCCCCCGAGACTCACCTCCGATGCGCAGCCCCCCTCCAGTTGGCGCAGGAACTCGACGAAAAGGTGGGCGAAGCGAAGCCACAAGAAATGACCTTCTGTGGACGAAACCCACATTCGAGAATCTTCGAGAGTTTGCTGCCAAAGGCGATGAGGCTGGAGTGGTGAGTATTCTAAATATTCTGCAGAAAGCCGACAATGCTTCCTTGATTGCTGCGGCAAAGGGTGGCCACCACGATGTCCTCTCTCTTTTGTATGCGATGGGCAATGCAGACGCTGATCCAAATCCGTTGCGTGGTCAAAAACCGGGTTATAACACGCCTATGCTTGCTGCGATTGGTCGAGGCAACAGCGCTGTCATCCAACTTATCCTAAATCAGCCGGGTTTCAACCCCACGCGACGACTCTTTGAAGAAAGAACTTATTTTGAGCTGTCTCGGCGTCGACAGGGTGAGAACTGGGAGGACGAGTATCAAATTCTGAAGGAGGCGTATGAAAGGTTTGCAGGTTATGACAAGGGTCGCAAAGATGATTCACCCCGCCGTGCTCGTGGaaaagagaaggaggagaaacGTCCCCCAcgcagaggatcttcctcCCCCGTCGCGCGCAAGAAAAACAGCAGCCCCAACGCCAACAAAAATCGCGATTCTTTGAAAGATATGGATTCAGTCAAAGAAAGGCGTCGTCAAAAAGAGCACGATTTATCACGACCATCTGATTCCTCCAAATCCAAGTCATCGTTATCCGCTAGGCGAGACAGCGAGTCGAGTGGAGCGGCACCCAACGAAGACATCCGAAAGAGACGACTCATTGCTGGACGTCGCCCCCAGGACCGTCGGCCAAGTCTTTTCTCGTCTGATTCGCTCTCTGGACGTGAAGAGGCACCGAAGCCACGTGTTGACACATCGCCCGACAATTTGTTGTCCTTGAAACGCATTCGCGCTGATGGGTCCCCGGAACGGTCTCGTTCGCGTGGCACAGATGGTGATCGCTTATCTCCTGAGTtgcgcaagaagaagagacGGGTTGTTTCTGAAGATAAGTCTTCTGGTGCGATGCATGGTGCGCCAAGGCAACCTGATGATGCCAGCAAACTCCATCCTCGCCGACCCCACGAGGAAACTGTTCGAGCCGCtgaacctcaatctcacaaATCCACCGACGCCTCCAAGAAACCCCAAACCCGCCCAACTTCACCCCGTCATGATCCGACCAAAAGGAATGGCGATTCAAAAAAAGAACCGCACGAGACCAGAGCCGATCCCATGGAAGACACAATGGCCGTCGCGAAACGCATCGAGCTTGAAGCCCATGAGCGTCGACGAGCCCAGGCCAAGAAGGCGCAAGAGGAGCGTGCCGCGAACGAAAAGCGTATTGCAGACGAATTCGAACGCGACCGACTTGCCAAGGAAGAAACCGAACGAGTGGCTCAAGTTGAAAAagccgaagaggaagagcgTAAACGCAAGGAGGTTGAACAACGGCGAGCCAAACAAGCCGAAGATGATCGTCTGAAGCGCTTGGAGCAAGAACGCGCTCGAGCTGCCAAGATGCGCCGCGATCGGGAGGCAGCAGAGCACCGACGCCGTGAGGCGCTTCCCAGTCGGCTTCGCGTTGCAGCCAACCTTGTGGGATCCAACAATCCCCGTGCTAAAAGCCATGACTGGCTCAAGTCTTTCTTGCCTCTCGTTACCGCTCTCACCCGTCAACTCGATCCCAGCTGTGGTGTGGATATCGCTGACGAGAAATGGATCCCGAACTACTTGGTTGCGCCTCTTCTGGCTACCAATGATCTGCAACTTTCGCAATACGCCAGCTGGGAGAAGCGAAAGGCGACACCGACTCAACGTGTGAATCTGTGGCGAGTCACGCGTCGTATGTTGACCCATATAGACGATATTAGATTCCAAAGCTCGAGCATCGGACAAATCATGCAGAAGGATTGTGACACGCGCCCTAAGTATTTCGAGATGGAGCATGTCTTCTGGATCCGA CTTTCTGATTTCACAGACCTCGTCCCACACATCCCTCACTTGCACGGCCTCGAACTGCAGTTCTTGAATATGCACGTCGATCCGGAGCCGCCGACGGCTGGCGCAGGATTCAGCACTCCCCAACTCAATGGCCATGGCCCGGGATCCTCCGTCGAAACCAACGGAACCGGGCTCAATGGTTTTGGCCCTTCTCGGTCTAGTACATACGTCTAG
- a CDS encoding 3-oxo-5-alpha-steroid 4-dehydrogenase, putative → MSLISQWVDNTLEATGMDAVDALRAFFLLAAATTISISIPTSLRSRFLAYGPRATSALISTGSAPPRTQNPSTKNQGFLDYLATWQVPHSYFTHFYVASVLSSVFWVAQLLSRGVVFQAIASRVSEDHQRHSMSLTQLVICCVLLAIQGSRRLWECFVFSKPSSSQMWFLHWLLGLGFYLAAGVAIWIEGSGTLLTKSLTIAHLQMTNAPNLRTFFLVPLFLLASGLQHDSHHYLYSLEKYTLPEHPMFRGVVCPHYGAECVVYLSLALLAAPRGEWVNKTMLSCLAFVAVNLGLTARNTKKWYAQKFGKDSVEDWWFMIPYVY, encoded by the exons ATGTCTCTAATCTCTCAATGGGTCGATAACACCCTGGAAGCCACCGGCATGGATGCCGTGGACGCTCTACGCGCGTTCTTCTTGCTAGCCGCCGCCACG ACAATTTCGATCAGCATCCCAACCTCATTGCGGTCCCGCTTCCTCGCCTATGGTCCACGCGCAACCTCGGCCTTGATCTCCACCGGCTCTGCACCACCTCGCACCCAGAACCCCTCCACCAAGAACCAGGGCTTCCTTGATTATCTCGCTACTTGGCAGGTGCCACATAGCTATTTCACGCATTTCTATGTTGCATCTGTCCTGTCTTCGGTCTTCTGGGTTGCGCAATTACTATCGCGGGGTGTGGTGTTTCAAGCCATCGCATCCCGCGTTAGCGAGGACCATCAACGGCACTCCATGTCCCTAACGCAGTTGGTGATCTGCTGTGTGCTATTGGCTATACAGGGATCCCGGCGTTTATGGGAGTGCTTTGTCTTTTCCAAGCCTTCTTCGTCGCAGATGTGGTTTCTGCACTGGCTGTTGGGCTTGGGTTTTTACTTAGCGGCAGGAGTTGCAATTTGGATTGAGGGTTCGGGAACTTTGTTGACCAAAAGTTTGACGATTGCTCATCTGCAAATGACCAACGCCCCAAATTTGCGCACTTTCTTCCTTGTTCCGCTCTTCCTGCTGGCGTCTGGTTTGCAACACGACTCCCATCACTACCTGTACTCCTTGGAAAAATACACCCTCCCGGAGCATCCCATGTTCCGCGGTGTCGTCTGCCCCCACTACGGCGCAGAATGCGTTGTTTACTTGTCGCTGGCGCTGTTGGCTGCGCCACGAGGTGAATGGGTCAATAAAACGATGTTATCTTGCCTGGCTTTCGTAGCGGTCAACCTGGGTCTGACAGCTCGGAATACCAAGAAGTGGTATGCGCAGAAGTTCGGCAAAGACTCAGTCGAGGACTGGTGGTTTATGATTCCTTATGTGTACTAA
- a CDS encoding Oxoglutarate/iron-dependent dioxygenase, with amino-acid sequence MGFNLEDTRIIALPEDAFYISDFITEDEEDWLLQKVKSAPLPRWTQLSHRRLQTWPSALTKSNALLASPLPAWLRSPIVEPRFEALHIFKDTPHKAPNHVLVNEYQPGQGIMPHEDGAAYYPLVATVSLGAPIVLDLYHKHTQGDREASGTPTKVGRDVAGIPDTNRRPQYRILQERRSLLITRGKVYTDLLHGIEQTTIDEDLGPHSICNWELLREREPYQSGWYERKMRTSLTYRDVLHIVKMGNTLKFLGGR; translated from the exons ATGGGATTCAATCTTGAAGATACACGCATCATTGCACTGCCTGAGGATGCATTCTATATATCAGACTTCATCAcagaggatgaggaggattGGCTACTTCAGAAG GTAAAATCAGCGCCACTGCCACGCTGGACCCAGCTCTCGCACCGCAGACTTCAAACATGGCCATCAGCCCTCACCAAGAGTAATGCACTGCTCGCATCGCCCCTTCCAGCTTGGCTTCGATCACCGATTGTCGAGCCGCGGTTTGAGGCACTGCATATATTCAAGGACACGCCACACAAGGCACCCAACCATGTCCTAGTAAACGAGTATCAGCCAGGACAAGGGATCATGCCGCACGAAGATGGAGCAGCATACTATCCTCTCGTTGCGACAGTGAGCCTGGGGGCACCAATTGTGCTCGATCTGTACCACAAGCACACACAGGGCGACAGGGAAGCAAGCGGTACACCAACCAAAGTCGGAAGAGATGTTGCCGGGATTCCTGACACCAATCGAAGACCCCAATATAGGATCTTACAGGAGAGAAGGAGTCTGCTGATCACGAGGGGCAAGGTGTACACGGATCTTCTCCATGGCATTGAGCAAACGACGATAGATGAAGACCTAGGCCCCCACTCCATCTGCAACTGGGAGCTCTTGCGGGAGAGGGAACCGTACCAGAGCGGGTGGTACGAGCggaagatgaggacgagCCTTACGTACAGGGACGTGCTTCACATCGTGAAGATGGGAAATACCTTGAAGTTTTTAGGTGGGAGGTAA
- a CDS encoding Peptidyl-prolyl cis-trans isomerase, PpiC-type: MAPKNNAKAAKGKGKDASADDAKGKGGKGGAVKGAQSINVRHILCEKHAKKEEALEKLRNGTKFDEVAREFSEDKARQGGSLGWKTKGGLDPAFENVAFELETSTTGNPKYAEVKTGFGYHIIMVEGRK, from the exons ATGGCCCCCAAGAACAATGCAAAAGCcgccaagggcaagggcaaggatGCCTCCGCCGATGACGCCAAGGGTAAAGGTGGAAAGGGAGGAGCAGTGAAAGGCGCACAGTCGATTAACGTGCGGCACATTCTT TGCGAGAAACACGCTAAGAAAGAAGAGGCCCTGGAGAAGCTTCGCAATGGCACCAAGTTTGATGAGGTTGCTCGTGAGTTCTCGGAGGATAAGGCTAGACAGG GAGGGTCGCTCGGATGGAAGACGAAGGGTGGGCTGGATCCTGCATTTGAGAATGTTGCTTTCGAACTTGAAACCAGCACAACCGGAAACCCCAAGTATGCCGAGGTCAAGACTGGGTTTGGATATCATATCATCATGGTTGAGGGGAGGAAGTGA
- a CDS encoding UAA transporter produces MGRQKQAAPLQRAPSQSVLLSEESKLPRNTGSGNTDTPFIANGSVIEKASVALETVTDSPGLTQLVICVLGIYAAFLSWGVLQEAITTTSYLVHPATVAEPNPPTERFTYSLVLNTVQSSFAAITGFIYLLFSTSKEQKIPSIFPTRRIIFPLVLVAISSSLASPFGYASLQHIDYLTFILAKSCKLLPVMVLHLTIFRKRYPLYKYGVVLMVTLGVATFSLHHPGTSKKVAAKDQPGSSGWGIFLLSINLLLDGLTNTTQDHVFSSPKLYTRFTGPQMMVAQNLLSTVLTSAYLLIMPHLSQSGILHNLLPFPIPPSTETELFGAFSFLSRHPEALKHVIGFAACGAVGQLFIFHTLSRFSSLLLVTVTVTRKMLTMLLSVFWFGHSLSGGQWLGISLVFGGIGAEAVVQRSEKKAKERSKIEATKKEL; encoded by the exons ATGGGACGACAAAAGCAAGCGGCGCCGCTCCAGAGAGCCCCTTCTCAATCAGTGCTCCTCTCAGAAGAGTCCAAGCTGCCACGAAATACTGGAAGTGGCAACACAGACACACCTTTCATCGCTAATGGAAGCGTAATTGAAAAAGCATCAGTAGCCCTAGAGACAGTCACCGACAGCCCTGGGCTGACGCAGCTAGTGATTTGCGTTCTCGGTATCTATGCAGCATT CCTCTCGTGGGGTGTTCTACAGGAGGCGATCACGACGACCAGCTATCTCGTTCATCCTGCAACCGTTGCGGAGCCGAACCCTCCAACGGAGCGATTCACCTACTCGCTGGTGCTGAACACGGTCCAATCCTCCTTCGCGGCCATCACCGGCTTTATATATCTTCTTTTCTCAACCTCGAAAGAGCAAAAGATTCCATCCATCTTCCCCACACGCCGGATCATTTTCCCCTTGGTTCTAGTCGCAATCTCCTCGTCACTTGCGTCACCCTTCGGCTACGCCAGTCTCCAACACATCGACTACCTGACCTTCATCCTCGCAAAATCATGCAAGCTCCTCCCGGTCATGGTCCTGCACCTGACCATCTTCCGCAAGAGATATCCACTGTACAAGTACGGCGTTGTCCTGATGGTCACTCTTGGCGTCGCAACTTTCAGTCTGCACCATCCAGGAACTAGTAAGAAAGTCGCTGCCAAGGACCAGCCTGGATCCTCCGGATGGGGAATCTTCTTGTTGTCCATTAACCTTCTCTTGGATGGCCTGACCAACACCACGCAAGACCACGTCTTCTCCTCTCCCAAGCTGTATACTCGCTTCACTGGACCCCAGATGATGGTCGCTCAGAATCTTCTTTCGACCGTTCTGACTTCTGCGTACCTCCTGATCATGCCGCATCTCTCACAGAGCGGGATTTTGCATAACCTACTGCCCTTCCCCATCCCCCCATCCACCGAAACTGAGCTGTTTGGTGCCTTCTCTTTCCTCTCCCGCCACCCAGAGGCGCTGAAGCACGTCATTGGGTTCGCGGCATGCGGGGCTGTTGGCCAGCTCTTCATTTTCCACACTCTATCTCGCTTCTCTTCACTGCTGCTTGTCACTGTCACCGTTACACGCAAGATGTTGACTATGCTTCTCAGCGTTTTCTGGTTCGGACATTCTCTGTCCGGTGGCCAGTGGCTGGGGATCAGTTTGGTCTTCGGTGGCATTGGCGCCGAAGCAGTGGTACAAAGATCAGAGAAGAAAGCGAAGGAGCGGTCGAAGATTGAGGCTACGAAGAAAGAGTTGTAG
- a CDS encoding tRNA-splicing endonuclease subunit Sen15, with amino-acid sequence MMIETQEATKRPDASAIAKRITEKGYDSPHLATSAQVQHNLEHQHLWTSIMGYVIPGQADDSNTLNKDPRQAPKEPIPLLSGYPPHRVYTHPDEQLYMLENGIREDDLQPERIFVVPTTQGQSWTLRHMATVFDRLPEFKQKAEDHDRSGNPTSMQSGSERLDPEKEEKLARYYDKKEKAHLTKEWGAQRFLLAMVDKGMGGDGTVAYYVVHEGEVKPRQN; translated from the coding sequence ATGATGATAGAAACACAGGAAGCCACCAAACGGCCCGATGCATCTGCGATCGCCAAGCGCATCACTGAAAAAGGCTACGACTCCCCCCACCTCGCAACATCCGCCCAAGTCCAGCACAACCTCGAGCACCAACATCTCTGGACCTCTATAATGGGATATGTCATTCCTGGACAAGCAGATGACTCCAACACATTAAACAAAGACCCCCGGCAAGCACCAAAAGAACCAATTCCTCTTCTCTCCGGCTACCCCCCACACCGCGTGTACACACATCCAGACGAGCAGCTTTATATGCTAGAAAACGGGATCCGCGAAGACGACCTTCAGCCGGAGCGCATTTTCGTGGTGCCGACTACACAGGGTCAATCGTGGACCTTGCGCCATATGGCTACTGTGTTTGACCGGCTTCCTGAGTTTAAGCAAAAGGCTGAAGACCATGATCGATCTGGCAATCCTACAAGCATGCAGTCGGGGTCGGAGCGTCTGGATCctgaaaaggaagagaaactGGCTCGGTACTATGAtaagaaggagaaggctCATTTGACCAAAGAATGGGGCGCGCAAAGATTCTTACTTGCTATGGTGGATAAGGGGATGGGCGGAGACGGGACGGTGGCGTACTATGTTGTGCATGAAGGCGAGGTCAAGCCGAGGCAGAACTGA